The Mesobacillus jeotgali genome window below encodes:
- the tyrS gene encoding tyrosine--tRNA ligase, whose product MELLKDLEWRGIIYQQTDEEGIKDLLSKEKISLYCGVDPTADSMHIGHLLPFLTLRRFQNAGHRPIVLVGGATGLIGDPSGKSEERKLQTLEQVQLNVDGIRKQLEQIFSVEGENGALMVNNYDWAGSMDVVTFLRDFGKHVGVNYMLAKDTIASRLETGISFTEFTYTILQAMDFFHLYEKHDCKLQIGGSDQWGNITTGLELIRKMSAEGSKAFGLTIPLVTKADGTKFGKSESGAVWLDPEKTSPYEFYQFWINTADADVVKYLKFFTFLEKEEIEALEKAVEEEPHLRKAQKALAEEMTRMIHGEESLQQAIRISAALFSGDIKNLSADEIKQGFKDVPSFTVEGEEEQGLVDLLVAAKISPSKRQAREDVSNGAVSLNGERVTDTAYVLGGADKIDGQFTIVRRGKKKYFMIKY is encoded by the coding sequence ATGGAATTACTTAAAGATCTCGAATGGCGCGGGATTATTTACCAGCAAACAGATGAAGAGGGAATAAAGGACCTGCTATCCAAGGAGAAAATTTCACTTTACTGTGGTGTTGATCCAACAGCGGACAGCATGCATATTGGGCATCTTCTTCCGTTTCTAACATTGCGCCGCTTCCAGAATGCAGGTCATCGCCCGATCGTCCTGGTTGGAGGAGCGACTGGTCTGATTGGTGACCCAAGCGGAAAGAGTGAGGAACGTAAGCTGCAAACCCTGGAACAGGTTCAGTTGAATGTAGACGGAATCAGAAAGCAGTTGGAGCAAATTTTCAGCGTGGAAGGTGAAAACGGTGCGCTGATGGTCAACAATTACGATTGGGCCGGGTCCATGGATGTCGTTACATTCCTGCGTGACTTCGGTAAGCATGTTGGCGTAAATTACATGCTGGCCAAGGATACAATCGCTTCAAGGCTTGAAACAGGTATTTCGTTCACAGAATTCACTTACACGATCCTGCAAGCGATGGATTTCTTCCATTTATATGAAAAACACGACTGTAAGCTCCAGATTGGAGGAAGCGACCAGTGGGGCAATATTACGACTGGTCTCGAATTGATCCGTAAAATGTCTGCAGAAGGATCAAAGGCTTTCGGCCTGACAATTCCGCTTGTCACGAAAGCAGATGGAACGAAATTCGGTAAGTCAGAAAGCGGCGCTGTATGGCTTGACCCGGAAAAAACGTCACCATATGAGTTCTACCAGTTCTGGATTAACACAGCTGATGCTGATGTTGTGAAGTACTTGAAATTCTTCACTTTCTTAGAAAAAGAAGAAATCGAAGCGTTGGAAAAAGCGGTAGAGGAAGAACCACATCTTCGCAAGGCTCAAAAAGCTCTTGCAGAAGAAATGACACGCATGATCCATGGTGAAGAATCCCTTCAGCAGGCAATCAGGATTTCAGCAGCCCTTTTCAGCGGTGATATCAAAAACCTGAGCGCTGATGAAATCAAGCAAGGCTTCAAGGACGTTCCCTCTTTTACAGTTGAAGGGGAAGAAGAACAAGGTCTAGTCGACTTGCTCGTTGCAGCAAAAATCTCGCCATCCAAGCGCCAGGCGCGTGAAGATGTATCAAACGGCGCTGTCTCCCTGAACGGAGAGCGTGTAACCGATACGGCATATGTACTTGGCGGTGCAGACAAGATCGATGGACAGTTCACGATCGTTCGCCGCGGCAAGAAGAAGTACTTTATGATTAAATACTAG
- a CDS encoding transglycosylase domain-containing protein, whose translation MHEGKQAWKEKLKSFGAFFTNKKTVKGARITYSVVWNMLLLLIIVLVLGGGFAAGAGAGYFASLVKDEQIRPYENMRKDIYNYEETSDLYFDNDVYLGKLRTDLYREEVKLDDMSKHLINAVVATEDEYFYEHDGVVPKAILRALFQEVTNSATSSGGSTLTQQLIKNQILTNEVSFERKAKEILLALRLEKFFDKKEILEAYLNVATFGRNANGSNIAGVQAAAKGIFGKDAKDLSLPQAAFIAGLPQSPFGYTPFSSDHGKLKDPAGLEPGLSRYKTVVSRMHGAGFISDQEFKEAINYDITKDFVKEVPSDNTVEEYPFLTFEIEARSVEILAKILAERDGYELQDLKKDDKLMAEYEALADRDIRQNGYKIYTTINKEIYEKMQETAKNYPYYGSDKPQEVPDPDDPNKTTVVKEPVEIGATLIENKTGKIISFVGGRSFKREQTNHASRAPRQNGSTMKPLLVYAPAMELGTLHPGSILPDVQVFLNGPNKAWPNNYDMRYSGLTTARHALTKSYNVPAVLAYKNILNQRPANFLDKMGFSNLQPDDYTNKATAIGSLRGGVTVEENTNAFGTFANGGKFIDAYMIEKIVDKNGEVVFQHKSEPVDVFSPQTSYLTIDMMRDVINRGTATAVKSRLKFGSDWAGKTGTGHEYIDSWFVATNPNVSFGVWLGYDTPKALERSYKGLSYGVRTQYIWADLMNDAYDVAPQLVDPEERFKMPGGIVKRSYCAVSGLLPSSACSKAGLVESDYFIAKYAPTKVDDSLVENKFVTVGDKRYIALDSTPAEFTDTGVILNPEYMESIIGHKIRNPQQLIPKKDAWNKILVANDKLSENGKTPGALGIKLSGKTITWGKHPDNDIVGYRVYNNKKKVGSIKAGEALSFNAGDGSFYVTAVDIAGKESAPSNIIEIGQKPEPKDPPADPKPKDPPPTDPKPKDPPKPPPPPPPGDGDGDGDGDGNGNGDGNGNGNGN comes from the coding sequence ATGCATGAAGGAAAACAGGCTTGGAAAGAGAAGCTTAAATCCTTTGGTGCTTTTTTTACGAATAAAAAGACCGTAAAAGGAGCCCGGATTACTTATTCGGTTGTCTGGAACATGCTGTTGTTATTGATCATTGTATTGGTTCTCGGCGGCGGCTTCGCCGCAGGAGCAGGTGCCGGCTACTTCGCATCCCTTGTCAAAGATGAACAAATCCGACCTTATGAAAACATGAGGAAAGATATTTACAACTATGAAGAAACCTCGGATTTATATTTTGATAATGATGTCTATCTTGGCAAGCTCCGAACAGATCTCTACCGTGAGGAAGTCAAGCTTGACGATATGTCAAAGCATTTGATAAATGCTGTAGTCGCAACGGAAGATGAGTATTTTTACGAGCATGATGGAGTTGTTCCAAAAGCTATCTTGCGTGCACTTTTCCAGGAGGTCACAAACTCAGCGACATCTTCCGGGGGAAGTACATTGACACAGCAGCTAATCAAGAACCAAATCCTGACGAATGAAGTATCATTCGAGCGAAAAGCGAAAGAAATCCTGCTCGCACTTCGTCTCGAGAAATTCTTTGATAAAAAAGAAATCCTTGAAGCCTATCTGAATGTCGCTACATTTGGACGCAACGCGAACGGCAGCAACATTGCCGGTGTACAGGCTGCAGCAAAAGGAATCTTCGGTAAAGACGCGAAGGATCTGTCCTTGCCTCAGGCCGCTTTCATTGCCGGACTTCCACAAAGTCCATTCGGCTATACGCCATTCAGCAGCGACCACGGCAAGCTGAAGGACCCAGCTGGGCTTGAGCCTGGCCTATCCAGGTACAAGACAGTTGTTTCGAGAATGCATGGAGCTGGATTTATTTCTGATCAAGAGTTTAAGGAAGCGATCAACTATGATATCACTAAAGACTTTGTAAAAGAGGTCCCAAGTGATAATACCGTTGAAGAATATCCTTTCTTGACGTTTGAAATTGAGGCCCGTTCTGTTGAGATCCTGGCGAAAATTTTAGCCGAGCGTGATGGCTATGAACTGCAAGATTTGAAAAAAGACGATAAATTGATGGCAGAATACGAGGCGCTTGCAGACCGTGATATCCGCCAGAATGGTTATAAGATCTACACGACCATCAATAAAGAAATTTATGAAAAGATGCAGGAAACTGCAAAGAATTACCCTTACTATGGAAGCGACAAACCTCAGGAAGTTCCGGATCCGGATGATCCGAATAAAACAACCGTTGTCAAAGAGCCGGTGGAAATCGGTGCTACTCTGATTGAGAACAAAACGGGTAAAATCATTAGTTTTGTTGGTGGCCGAAGCTTTAAGCGTGAACAGACGAACCATGCTTCAAGAGCTCCAAGACAAAATGGATCTACAATGAAGCCACTTCTGGTTTATGCTCCGGCTATGGAGCTCGGGACATTGCATCCTGGTTCAATCCTTCCAGACGTGCAGGTATTTTTAAATGGACCTAACAAGGCATGGCCTAATAACTATGATATGAGATACAGCGGATTGACAACAGCAAGACATGCACTAACAAAATCCTATAATGTACCAGCGGTTCTTGCATATAAAAATATACTGAATCAGCGACCTGCTAACTTCCTTGATAAAATGGGATTTTCGAATTTGCAACCAGATGATTATACCAACAAAGCTACCGCTATCGGTTCATTACGCGGAGGTGTTACTGTCGAAGAAAACACCAACGCATTCGGTACATTCGCTAATGGCGGGAAGTTCATTGATGCTTATATGATTGAGAAAATAGTCGACAAAAATGGTGAAGTCGTATTCCAGCATAAATCTGAACCAGTAGATGTGTTCAGTCCACAGACTTCTTACTTAACGATTGATATGATGCGTGACGTTATTAACAGAGGTACAGCTACAGCTGTTAAAAGCAGATTGAAATTCGGTTCTGATTGGGCTGGTAAAACAGGTACAGGTCATGAATATATAGATTCGTGGTTTGTAGCTACCAACCCTAATGTGTCTTTCGGTGTGTGGCTTGGATACGATACGCCAAAAGCACTTGAAAGAAGTTACAAAGGGCTAAGTTACGGAGTCCGAACCCAATACATCTGGGCAGACCTGATGAATGACGCTTATGATGTTGCTCCTCAGTTAGTCGACCCTGAAGAACGATTCAAGATGCCTGGCGGAATCGTCAAGCGATCATATTGTGCAGTTTCCGGTTTGCTGCCTTCAAGTGCATGTTCGAAAGCAGGACTTGTTGAATCGGATTACTTTATTGCCAAATATGCTCCAACTAAGGTAGATGACAGCCTGGTTGAAAATAAATTTGTTACTGTAGGAGACAAGCGCTATATTGCCCTTGATTCCACACCAGCAGAATTCACAGATACAGGTGTCATTTTGAATCCAGAGTATATGGAAAGCATTATCGGCCATAAAATCAGGAACCCTCAGCAGTTGATCCCTAAAAAGGATGCATGGAACAAGATTCTTGTTGCGAATGATAAGCTGAGTGAAAATGGCAAGACTCCTGGAGCATTGGGAATCAAGCTTTCCGGCAAGACCATCACATGGGGCAAGCACCCGGATAATGACATTGTCGGCTACAGGGTCTATAACAACAAGAAGAAAGTCGGCAGCATCAAGGCAGGGGAAGCTCTGAGTTTCAATGCAGGTGACGGATCATTCTATGTAACGGCAGTCGATATTGCCGGGAAAGAATCAGCACCTTCCAATATCATTGAAATTGGACAGAAGCCAGAGCCTAAGGATCCTCCGGCCGACCCTAAACCGAAAGATCCTCCGCCAACTGACCCTAAGCCAAAGGATCCACCTAAGCCACCACCGCCGCCACCTCCAGGAGATGGTGATGGTGATGGTGATGGTGACGGAAATGGTAATGGCGATGGAAACGGGAATGGCAATGGAAATTAG
- the acsA gene encoding acetate--CoA ligase codes for MKVEALPVTQGDHNLKNYQELHGQFDWSEAEKEFSWSETGRVNMAYEAIDRHAEGFRKNKVALYYQDGVRKEKYTYKEMKELSNKAGNVFKTYGDVEKGDRVFIFMPRSPELYFAVLGAVKLGAIVGPLFEAFMEGAVRDRLQDSGAKVLVTTPELLERVPVDELPDLKHILLVGDNIEENDKYVDFKEKLAEASKKLDIEWVDRTDGLILHYTSGSTGKPKGVLHVHNAMVQHYQTAKWVLDLKEDDVYWCTADPGWVTGTSYGIFGPWLAGTSNVIIGGRFNPETWYKMIEEYGVTVWYSAPTAFRMLMGAGDEVVKKFDLSCLRHILSVGEPLNPEVVRWGMKVFNLRIHDTWWMTETGAQLICNYPSMEIKPGSMGKPIPGVKAAIVDDQGNELPPYRMGNLAIKKGWPSMMHTIWNNPQKYESYFMPGDWYVSGDSAYMDEDGYFWFQGRIDDVIMTSGERVGPFEVESKLVEHPAVAEAGVIGKPDPVRGEIIKAFIALRDGYEQSDELIEEIRQFVKKGLAAHAAPREIEFRDKLPKTRSGKIMRRVLKAWELDLPTGDLSTMED; via the coding sequence ATGAAAGTGGAAGCGCTACCAGTTACACAAGGGGATCATAACTTAAAGAATTATCAAGAGCTTCATGGCCAATTTGATTGGAGTGAAGCGGAGAAAGAGTTTTCCTGGTCTGAGACAGGCAGAGTCAATATGGCTTATGAAGCGATCGACCGCCATGCTGAAGGATTCAGGAAAAATAAAGTTGCGCTTTATTATCAGGATGGGGTGCGCAAAGAAAAATATACTTATAAAGAAATGAAGGAGCTTTCCAATAAAGCGGGCAATGTGTTTAAAACTTATGGTGATGTCGAAAAAGGCGACCGCGTGTTCATCTTCATGCCTCGTTCTCCAGAACTATATTTTGCTGTTCTCGGGGCGGTCAAGCTAGGCGCAATTGTTGGCCCTCTTTTCGAAGCATTCATGGAAGGCGCTGTCCGTGACAGACTTCAGGACAGCGGGGCAAAGGTACTAGTAACGACGCCTGAGCTGCTTGAGCGTGTTCCTGTGGATGAACTCCCTGACTTGAAGCATATTCTTCTTGTTGGTGACAATATTGAAGAAAACGATAAGTATGTTGATTTCAAGGAAAAGCTAGCTGAAGCCAGCAAAAAGCTTGATATCGAGTGGGTTGACCGTACAGATGGCCTGATCCTGCATTATACTTCCGGTTCGACTGGAAAGCCTAAAGGCGTACTTCATGTACATAATGCGATGGTCCAGCATTATCAAACGGCCAAATGGGTACTTGATCTTAAAGAAGATGATGTCTACTGGTGCACCGCGGATCCAGGCTGGGTAACAGGAACATCATATGGGATTTTTGGCCCGTGGCTTGCAGGAACATCCAATGTCATCATTGGCGGGCGTTTCAATCCGGAGACATGGTATAAGATGATCGAAGAGTACGGAGTGACTGTTTGGTACAGTGCTCCTACAGCATTCAGGATGCTAATGGGTGCAGGGGATGAAGTAGTGAAGAAGTTCGACCTTAGCTGCCTTCGCCATATCCTGAGTGTCGGTGAACCGTTGAACCCTGAAGTTGTAAGATGGGGAATGAAGGTGTTCAACCTGCGCATCCATGATACATGGTGGATGACGGAGACAGGAGCACAATTGATCTGTAACTATCCAAGCATGGAAATCAAGCCTGGATCAATGGGTAAACCAATCCCTGGCGTAAAAGCTGCGATTGTCGATGATCAGGGCAATGAATTGCCGCCATACAGAATGGGCAATCTGGCGATTAAAAAGGGCTGGCCATCGATGATGCATACAATCTGGAACAACCCGCAGAAGTATGAATCTTACTTCATGCCTGGTGACTGGTACGTTTCCGGTGACTCAGCGTATATGGATGAAGATGGCTACTTCTGGTTCCAGGGACGAATTGATGATGTCATCATGACTTCTGGTGAGCGTGTCGGACCATTTGAAGTTGAAAGCAAGCTGGTTGAACACCCTGCAGTAGCTGAAGCTGGTGTCATTGGCAAGCCAGATCCGGTCCGCGGTGAAATCATCAAGGCGTTCATCGCATTGCGTGACGGTTATGAGCAGTCGGACGAATTGATCGAAGAGATTCGCCAATTCGTTAAAAAAGGCCTTGCTGCACATGCTGCTCCACGTGAAATCGAATTCCGCGACAAGCTTCCTAAGACACGTAGCGGTAAGATCATGCGCCGTGTATTGAAGGCATGGGAACTTGACCTCCCAACCGGTGACCTTTCTACAATGGAAGACTAA
- a CDS encoding GNAT family N-acetyltransferase, which yields MEHKKTYNAKELKTPHGRLIIEGPISPEKLASYEFHEDLVAFRPPAQQHKALVEIAGLPEGRIIVARSGHMIVGYVTYLYPDPLERWSEGKMEDLIELGAIEVIPEFRGSRVGKNLLMVSMMDDAMEDYIIITTEYYWHWDLKGTGLNVWEYRKVMEKMMNAGGLTWYATDDPEISSHPANCLMARIGKRIPPESVQKFDQLRFMNRFMY from the coding sequence ATGGAACATAAAAAGACTTATAACGCAAAAGAATTAAAGACTCCTCATGGCCGTTTGATCATTGAAGGCCCTATTTCTCCGGAAAAACTGGCAAGCTATGAATTCCACGAAGATTTAGTGGCATTCCGTCCCCCTGCCCAGCAGCACAAGGCATTGGTTGAGATTGCCGGACTGCCGGAGGGCAGGATCATCGTAGCTCGCTCAGGCCATATGATTGTCGGCTATGTTACTTATCTATATCCTGACCCACTCGAAAGATGGTCTGAAGGAAAAATGGAAGATTTAATCGAACTTGGTGCAATTGAGGTCATTCCAGAATTCCGCGGCAGCCGAGTTGGCAAGAATTTGTTGATGGTTTCCATGATGGATGACGCAATGGAAGATTATATCATTATCACGACTGAATACTACTGGCATTGGGACCTAAAAGGAACCGGCTTGAATGTTTGGGAATATCGCAAGGTCATGGAAAAAATGATGAATGCCGGCGGCCTTACCTGGTACGCGACAGACGATCCCGAAATCAGTTCCCATCCAGCAAACTGCCTGATGGCACGTATCGGAAAAAGAATTCCGCCTGAGTCCGTCCAAAAATTCGACCAGCTGCGGTTCATGAACCGTTTTATGTATTGA
- a CDS encoding acetoin utilization AcuB family protein, with translation MIVEEIMKREVTTLFPENTIADAIKLMADKKIRHIPIVDKDQGVIGLVSDRDIKDAAPSVFHWDEHKGELENPVKSIMTTNVITGHPLDFVEEISAIFYEHNISCLPIIKDKKLVGIVTETDLLHTLVELTGAHQPGSQIEVKVPNKAGMLCEIASVISMRKANIQSVLVYPDQKDERYKILVVRIQTMNPIAVIKDLKKAGHHVLWPNLPGVSS, from the coding sequence ATGATCGTCGAGGAAATTATGAAAAGAGAGGTCACGACGCTTTTCCCTGAGAATACAATCGCGGATGCAATCAAGCTAATGGCAGATAAAAAAATCCGCCATATCCCGATTGTAGATAAGGACCAGGGTGTCATCGGCCTGGTGTCTGACCGGGACATCAAGGATGCCGCTCCGTCCGTTTTCCATTGGGATGAGCATAAGGGTGAACTTGAGAACCCAGTCAAGTCGATTATGACGACTAATGTAATCACTGGACATCCACTCGATTTTGTCGAGGAAATCTCGGCAATCTTTTATGAACATAATATCAGCTGCCTGCCAATCATCAAGGATAAGAAACTGGTGGGCATCGTTACTGAAACAGACCTGCTCCATACTCTTGTTGAGCTTACAGGTGCCCACCAGCCGGGATCGCAAATAGAAGTAAAAGTGCCAAACAAAGCGGGAATGCTTTGTGAAATCGCATCTGTCATCAGCATGAGGAAAGCAAATATCCAGAGCGTGCTTGTATACCCTGACCAAAAGGATGAACGTTACAAAATCCTCGTTGTGAGGATCCAGACGATGAATCCAATCGCGGTGATCAAGGACTTGAAGAAAGCCGGACATCATGTACTCTGGCCGAATCTGCCGGGTGTCTCATCATGA
- a CDS encoding acetoin utilization protein AcuC, which translates to MSDRSVFVFSEELLNYRFSSHHPFNQMRLKLTLDLLRKIGAIEDQQIVAPRMATDEELHLVHDPNFVNAVKLAGQGKLKGESAEGYGLGTEDTPIFANMHEASALLVGGTLTAVDYVMTGKANHALHLGGGLHHGFRGKASGFCIYNDSSVAIKYLQEKYNARVLYVDTDAHHGDGVQWSFYDDPNVCTLSIHETGRYLFPGTGNVNERGQGKGYGYSFNIPVDAFTEDDSWLDAYRHALMEVAEFFKPDVILTQNGADAHYLDPLTHLSSTMRIYREIPKLAHEVAHKYCGGKWIAVGGGGYDIWRVVPRAWSLIWLEMIENSNCYGSLPQEWLDQWKDQAPVELPKEWDDPEDLYPPIPRKPEITEKNAQTVEKALYPIRSNKKSETV; encoded by the coding sequence ATGAGCGACCGCTCTGTATTCGTCTTTTCAGAAGAGCTGCTGAACTATCGCTTCAGCAGCCACCATCCCTTCAACCAGATGCGGTTGAAGCTTACGCTGGATTTGCTGCGCAAGATTGGCGCAATTGAAGATCAACAGATTGTTGCGCCTCGGATGGCAACGGATGAGGAACTGCACCTCGTTCATGATCCCAATTTTGTAAACGCTGTTAAGCTTGCTGGCCAGGGAAAGCTTAAGGGTGAATCAGCGGAAGGCTATGGATTGGGAACGGAAGACACACCGATTTTTGCAAATATGCATGAAGCAAGCGCTCTGCTTGTCGGGGGTACCTTGACAGCCGTAGACTATGTCATGACCGGCAAGGCCAATCACGCACTTCATCTTGGCGGCGGCCTCCATCATGGCTTCCGTGGAAAAGCATCAGGCTTTTGCATTTATAATGACAGCTCTGTGGCGATAAAGTATTTGCAGGAGAAATACAATGCCCGCGTATTATATGTCGACACAGATGCCCATCACGGCGACGGTGTCCAATGGTCATTTTACGATGACCCTAATGTCTGCACTCTTTCGATTCATGAAACGGGACGCTACCTTTTCCCGGGGACTGGCAATGTGAATGAGCGCGGCCAGGGCAAAGGCTATGGATATTCATTCAATATCCCTGTCGATGCCTTCACAGAGGATGACTCATGGCTGGATGCCTATAGACATGCACTGATGGAAGTGGCTGAGTTTTTCAAACCCGACGTGATTCTGACTCAAAATGGCGCAGATGCACATTATCTCGATCCATTGACGCATTTATCGAGTACGATGAGAATCTACCGGGAAATCCCCAAGCTTGCGCATGAAGTCGCACATAAATATTGCGGCGGCAAATGGATTGCCGTAGGCGGAGGCGGCTACGATATTTGGCGTGTAGTCCCAAGAGCCTGGTCACTGATCTGGCTTGAAATGATTGAAAACTCAAACTGTTATGGCAGCTTGCCGCAGGAATGGCTAGATCAATGGAAGGATCAGGCACCAGTCGAACTGCCAAAGGAATGGGACGATCCTGAAGATTTGTATCCGCCGATCCCGCGAAAACCTGAAATCACGGAAAAGAATGCGCAGACAGTGGAGAAAGCATTGTATCCGATCCGTTCTAATAAAAAATCAGAAACTGTGTAA
- the ccpA gene encoding catabolite control protein A — translation MNITIYDVAREANVSMATVSRVVNGNPNVKPATRKKVMEVIDRLGYRPNAVARGLASKKTTTVGVIIPDIASPFFAELARGIEDIATMYKYNIILSNSDQNIEKELHLLNTMLGKQVDGIVFMGGNIKAEHVEQFKKSPVPIVLAGSIEETGEIPSVNIDYEQATFDAVSTFIEKGHKDIAFVIGPQLEPINKDKKLEGYKRALKDAEIQYNEELVVEGDYTYDSGLEAIERILELDTKPTAILVGSDEMALGVIHGAFDRGYSVPDDFEVIASDNTRLTLMVRPQLTTIVQPLYDIGAVAMRLLTKYMNKENVDENIVVLPHRIENRNSTK, via the coding sequence ATGAATATTACAATATATGATGTAGCACGGGAAGCGAACGTTTCAATGGCAACGGTTTCACGTGTTGTCAACGGAAATCCCAATGTGAAGCCAGCTACAAGGAAGAAAGTCATGGAGGTCATTGACCGTCTCGGATACCGCCCTAATGCAGTAGCAAGGGGACTTGCCAGCAAAAAGACAACGACTGTCGGCGTCATCATCCCAGATATTGCGAGCCCGTTTTTTGCTGAGCTGGCAAGGGGAATTGAAGATATCGCAACGATGTACAAATACAATATTATCCTGAGCAACTCTGACCAAAATATCGAAAAAGAACTTCATTTGCTGAACACAATGCTTGGCAAACAGGTTGACGGAATTGTCTTCATGGGCGGCAATATCAAGGCCGAGCATGTGGAACAATTCAAGAAGTCTCCTGTGCCAATCGTCCTGGCTGGATCAATCGAGGAAACAGGTGAAATCCCATCCGTCAATATTGATTACGAGCAGGCAACTTTTGACGCTGTATCCACTTTTATCGAAAAAGGCCATAAGGATATCGCCTTCGTTATTGGGCCGCAGCTCGAGCCAATCAACAAGGATAAAAAGCTCGAAGGCTATAAGCGTGCATTAAAAGATGCGGAAATTCAGTACAACGAAGAGCTTGTGGTCGAAGGAGATTACACATATGACTCAGGTCTCGAGGCAATTGAAAGGATCCTTGAGCTTGATACGAAGCCAACAGCCATTCTTGTCGGTTCGGATGAGATGGCACTTGGAGTCATCCATGGAGCATTTGACCGCGGCTACAGCGTCCCTGATGATTTCGAAGTAATCGCTTCCGACAACACTAGACTTACTCTTATGGTACGTCCACAGCTTACAACAATTGTCCAGCCGTTATATGATATCGGAGCAGTTGCCATGCGTTTATTGACGAAGTATATGAACAAAGAAAATGTAGATGAGAATATCGTCGTCCTTCCGCACCGAATCGAAAACAGGAATTCAACGAAATAA